The nucleotide window CGGGCTTGGACTCCGTCGCCCTCGGGGAAAGTCAAGTCGCCGAGCAAGTTCGTCGAGCCGTCGAACAGCGACCGCGTTCGTGGCGGACGGGCCCGCTGACGGACCTCTTCATCCAAGCCGCCCGAAATGCTTCGCGGTTGCGTCGTCTGGCAGGCATTGACGCTCGACCCGCCTCGGCGAGCCACGCTGCGGCCCGCTACGTACGAGAGGTCGTCCGCATCCCCCGTCCCCGCGTGACGTTACTCGGCAGCGGGAAGATGGGCCGCCTCGCGGCGGGTGCACTCCCAAACGACGCGACGATCGTCGTCATCAACCGAGACCACGAAAAGGCGCGGGCTATCGCCGAGCGCCTCGGCGGTCGGCCCGCGCGGCTCCCTGAGCTTCGGGAGGTGCTCCCGCAAACGGACGTCCTGATCACCGCGACGTCCGCCAAGCATCGCATCCTAGGGCCGCGAGTCCTCGCCCCGGCGTGCGCGTCGAGAGACCGGCCCCTCTGGATCATCGACCTGGGCGTGCCGCGGAATGTCGATCCGTCCGCCGCGCGGCTTGAAGGGGTTCGAATCGTGACGGTTGACGACCTCGCACCGTGGGCGGGCCGTCCGCCGGATCCTGCCGCCCGCGCCCGCGTGGAACGAGTCGTGCGTGCCGAGGCGGAGGCGTTCCTGGGGTCGCTGCGACCTGGGGTCGCGGACCGCGTCGCGGCGCTGCGCCGAGCCGCCGAACGCGTTCGACAGTCCGAGGTCCGCCTCGCGCTTGCGCGGATGCCGGATGCGACCGAGGACGAACGCGAGATCCTCGAGAAGACGTCAAATCGCCTCGTGAACCGGCTCCTCCATGCCCCCACGGAACTCGTGCGGCGACTCCAGGCAGAGGGCCGCGACGACCTGATCGGGGAGCTGTTCGACCGGGAATCGCTCCCGGGGAGGCGCCGATGAACGAACCGCTCCGGGTGGGCAGCCGAGGGAGTCCCCTCGCCCGCGCGCAAGCCGACGAAATCATCCGCCGGCTGCACCGCGTCCATCCGGGAATCCGCACGGAGGTCGTCGTGATCACGACGCACGGCGACGAGGGATACCGATCCGACTTGGGGACCGATTTGGACGGGAAGCGAGCCTTCACGAAGCGGATCGATGAAGCGCTCTTGGAGAACCGCATCGACGTCGCGGTTCACAGCCTGAAGGACGTCCCCACGGAGCGCGTGGATGGTCTGGTCCTCGCGGCGATCCCGCCGCGTGGGGACGTGCGGGATGTCCTCGTCGCGAACGAACCTCGGCCCCTCGCACACCTGCATCCGGGGACCCGCATCGGCACCAGCAGCCTGCGCCGCCGCGCGCAGCTGCTCGCCCACCGGCCCGACCTCGAAATCGTGGAACTCCACGGGAACGTCGGCACGAGGATCCAGCGGCTCCAGGAACCGGGACTCGACGCGGTCGTGGTCGCCGCAGCAGGAATCGATCGCCTGGGAGTCAAGTGCCCGTACCTCGAACCGATCGAACCGGATGTCGTCACGCCTGCGCCGGGCCAAGGAGCGTTGGCGGTCCAAGCGAGATCGGACGACGCCCGCACGATCCGACTCTTCGCGGGA belongs to Thermoplasmata archaeon and includes:
- a CDS encoding NAD(P)-binding domain-containing protein, with protein sequence GLDSVALGESQVAEQVRRAVEQRPRSWRTGPLTDLFIQAARNASRLRRLAGIDARPASASHAAARYVREVVRIPRPRVTLLGSGKMGRLAAGALPNDATIVVINRDHEKARAIAERLGGRPARLPELREVLPQTDVLITATSAKHRILGPRVLAPACASRDRPLWIIDLGVPRNVDPSAARLEGVRIVTVDDLAPWAGRPPDPAARARVERVVRAEAEAFLGSLRPGVADRVAALRRAAERVRQSEVRLALARMPDATEDEREILEKTSNRLVNRLLHAPTELVRRLQAEGRDDLIGELFDRESLPGRRR
- the hemC gene encoding hydroxymethylbilane synthase, translated to MNEPLRVGSRGSPLARAQADEIIRRLHRVHPGIRTEVVVITTHGDEGYRSDLGTDLDGKRAFTKRIDEALLENRIDVAVHSLKDVPTERVDGLVLAAIPPRGDVRDVLVANEPRPLAHLHPGTRIGTSSLRRRAQLLAHRPDLEIVELHGNVGTRIQRLQEPGLDAVVVAAAGIDRLGVKCPYLEPIEPDVVTPAPGQGALAVQARSDDARTIRLFAGIDDPAARSAVDVERALSAAIGGACNVPFGALATLSDGGIDLRAVVASSDGRRIIRASVRGPRSDGAKAVEEAARRLRDEGAAEILEGAA